One Rhodospirillales bacterium DNA segment encodes these proteins:
- a CDS encoding OmpH family outer membrane protein, which yields MMMIRNSWPVLLCLLILMGTSTLTSAQEKKGGTEAGASGMAFLDIVKVRLRSKAGKSISKQFNARRKKLLKLASKEEKELFAAREALKRQLSLLSPDAIRQREVAFKKKFTIAQRKFQNRKRALKKAVADAWKIFERELQKVLKVIVKKGKIAVIFDTRQTFFTAAQYEITDDAIKRLNVRLPKVVIGKTGK from the coding sequence ATGATGATGATTCGTAATTCATGGCCTGTATTGCTCTGCCTTCTAATATTAATGGGCACGTCAACATTGACGTCAGCTCAGGAAAAAAAGGGCGGCACAGAAGCTGGGGCCTCAGGAATGGCTTTTTTGGATATTGTCAAAGTTCGATTGCGTTCGAAGGCGGGAAAATCAATTTCAAAGCAATTTAATGCACGCCGGAAAAAGCTTCTGAAGCTTGCCTCAAAGGAGGAAAAGGAACTTTTTGCGGCACGTGAAGCTCTTAAGCGGCAGCTTTCCCTTTTGAGCCCGGATGCCATCCGTCAACGGGAAGTGGCTTTTAAAAAGAAATTTACGATCGCCCAACGCAAGTTTCAGAACAGAAAACGGGCCCTTAAAAAGGCCGTGGCTGATGCCTGGAAAATTTTTGAGAGGGAGCTGCAGAAGGTTCTAAAAGTGATTGTTAAAAAAGGAAAAATCGCCGTTATATTTGACACGCGACAGACCTTTTTTACAGCTGCCCAGTATGAGATAACGGATGACGCGATAAAGCGCCTTAATGTCAGGCTTCCAAAGGTTGTTATTGGAAAAACAGGAAAATAG
- the lpxD gene encoding UDP-3-O-(3-hydroxymyristoyl)glucosamine N-acyltransferase — MADIDFFKASGPFHLSELAKISVAEIAGSADPLMEIKDVAPLDRAGAGDISFLDNPAYQDSFATSAASACIVSQKFVDQAPDGMALLICEDPYRGYALIAQAFYPADLATGVGISPMAHVDSTAHIGSETEIEPGAVIGARAKIGKNCRIGANAYVGTGVQLGDGSVIGPSASVRFCIAGDRLRVAGGARIGEDGFGYASGPDGHLKIPQLGRVMIGSDVEIGANTCIDRGSGPDTEIGDGCIIDNLVQIAHNVKIGNNCVIVAQAGIAGSTTLGDNVVLGGQVAIIGHLNIGDGVRIGGQAGVISDVPAGSVLMGTPAMPQREFWRQMATLKRLAAKKTGKV; from the coding sequence ATGGCGGATATTGATTTTTTTAAGGCCTCTGGTCCTTTTCATCTTTCTGAACTGGCAAAAATTTCCGTTGCAGAAATTGCTGGTTCAGCTGACCCTTTGATGGAAATTAAGGACGTGGCCCCCCTTGATCGTGCCGGGGCCGGGGATATCAGCTTTCTTGATAATCCTGCCTATCAGGACAGTTTTGCCACATCGGCTGCCAGTGCCTGTATCGTCAGCCAAAAATTTGTCGATCAGGCTCCTGATGGTATGGCCCTTTTAATCTGTGAAGACCCTTACCGTGGATACGCCCTGATTGCGCAGGCTTTTTATCCTGCTGATTTGGCAACGGGTGTGGGAATTTCTCCTATGGCACACGTCGATTCTACCGCCCATATTGGTTCGGAAACAGAAATTGAACCGGGTGCCGTGATCGGTGCAAGGGCAAAGATTGGCAAGAATTGCCGGATCGGTGCCAATGCCTATGTTGGCACTGGGGTTCAATTGGGCGACGGTTCTGTGATCGGCCCATCGGCTTCTGTCCGTTTTTGTATTGCAGGTGACCGGCTGCGCGTTGCTGGCGGGGCACGCATCGGTGAAGATGGCTTTGGTTATGCATCAGGGCCGGATGGACATCTAAAAATCCCCCAACTAGGCCGTGTGATGATTGGCAGTGACGTTGAAATTGGTGCCAACACTTGCATTGACCGGGGCAGTGGCCCTGACACAGAGATTGGTGATGGGTGTATCATTGATAATCTGGTTCAAATTGCGCATAACGTAAAAATAGGAAATAATTGCGTTATCGTTGCCCAAGCCGGGATAGCAGGGAGTACAACCCTTGGCGATAATGTGGTACTCGGTGGACAGGTTGCCATTATAGGACACTTAAACATTGGTGATGGTGTCCGTATTGGCGGACAGGCAGGGGTCATTTCTGATGTCCCTGCTGGATCGGTTCTTATGGGGACGCCAGCCATGCCGCAACGTGAGTTTTGGCGTCAAATGGCAACCCTTAAACGGTTGGCCGCAAAAAAGACGGGTAAAGTTTAA
- the fabZ gene encoding 3-hydroxyacyl-ACP dehydratase FabZ has product MAEDKETEGSSVDISGIMERIPHRYPFLMIDRVVDIIPDTSAVGIKNVSINEPIFQGHFPTRPVFPGVLIIEAMAQTAAVLVVETLGPSAAGKLVYFMTVENARFRKPVTPGDTIKIHVEKIRNRGNVWKFSAKARVNGAVAAEANYSAMIMDD; this is encoded by the coding sequence ATGGCAGAAGATAAAGAAACTGAGGGCAGCTCTGTGGATATCTCCGGCATTATGGAGAGAATCCCTCATCGATATCCCTTTTTGATGATTGATCGCGTTGTGGATATTATCCCCGATACAAGCGCGGTTGGGATCAAGAACGTCAGCATCAATGAACCCATTTTTCAGGGGCATTTCCCCACGCGTCCGGTCTTTCCAGGCGTTTTGATTATCGAAGCCATGGCCCAGACGGCGGCCGTTTTGGTGGTCGAGACTCTGGGGCCAAGTGCGGCGGGCAAGCTGGTTTATTTTATGACCGTGGAAAATGCGCGGTTTCGTAAACCCGTGACCCCCGGTGACACCATAAAAATCCATGTGGAAAAGATAAGAAATCGCGGCAATGTCTGGAAGTTTTCTGCCAAAGCGCGGGTTAATGGCGCGGTCGCTGCAGAAGCAAATTATTCAGCTATGATTATGGATGATTGA
- the lpxA gene encoding acyl-ACP--UDP-N-acetylglucosamine O-acyltransferase: MTEIKNTQIHPTAIIDPAAKVGSNVKIGPYCTVGAGVHLGDGVVLRSHVVVEGDTSIGAKSELFPFCVVGAPPQDLKFHGEKSSTVIGSETVIREHVTIHPGTEGGGLETRVGDKCLIMVGAHIAHDCQVGNHVIMANNATLGGHVSIGDFAVLGGICGVHQFVRIGHHAMVGGLSGVENDVIPYGSVLGNRAFLSGLNLVGLKRRGFSREDIHALRAAYRLMFAEEGNMTERLTDVSEMFKDHAAVMEIVHFIQADSSRAVCQPQTKRAA; encoded by the coding sequence ATGACAGAAATTAAAAATACGCAAATTCATCCAACGGCAATCATTGATCCCGCTGCAAAAGTGGGTAGCAATGTTAAAATTGGGCCTTATTGTACCGTTGGTGCCGGGGTTCATCTTGGTGATGGGGTCGTGTTGAGGTCCCATGTGGTGGTTGAAGGCGATACTTCCATTGGGGCCAAAAGCGAATTATTTCCATTTTGTGTGGTTGGCGCACCGCCTCAGGATTTGAAATTTCATGGCGAAAAATCCAGCACTGTGATTGGGTCGGAAACGGTTATTCGTGAACATGTAACCATTCATCCCGGAACCGAGGGTGGGGGGTTGGAAACGCGGGTCGGTGATAAATGTCTGATTATGGTGGGTGCACATATCGCCCATGATTGCCAAGTGGGCAATCATGTCATTATGGCAAACAATGCCACCCTGGGCGGGCATGTCAGCATTGGTGATTTCGCTGTTCTTGGCGGTATTTGTGGGGTTCACCAGTTTGTGCGCATTGGTCACCATGCCATGGTTGGGGGTCTTTCGGGGGTTGAAAATGATGTCATCCCCTATGGCTCTGTCCTTGGCAATCGCGCATTTTTAAGTGGCCTTAATCTTGTCGGGCTCAAGCGCCGGGGCTTTTCACGGGAAGACATTCATGCATTGCGCGCCGCTTACCGCCTTATGTTTGCCGAAGAGGGGAATATGACAGAACGCCTGACAGACGTTTCAGAAATGTTTAAAGATCATGCCGCTGTAATGGAAATTGTTCACTTCATTCAGGCCGATTCTTCTCGTGCGGTTTGCCAACCGCAAACAAAACGTGCTGCCTAA
- the lpxI gene encoding UDP-2,3-diacylglucosamine diphosphatase LpxI (LpxI, functionally equivalent to LpxH, replaces it in LPS biosynthesis in a minority of bacteria.), whose amino-acid sequence MLPKTGIIAGRGVLPVLILDAIRAEGRPAFVLGLEGQTDPNFTDNVEHAWVKIGAIGSAIDALKAANVEDVVFAGGVTRPSLMGLGLDGRATKLLAKAGMAALGDDRLLSILVRELEGEGLRVIGADDLLEGVLAPEGVFGKHRPDAEGDKDIARGLDVARAIGGLDIGQAVVVQQGFILGVEAAEGTDALISRTASLHREGPGGVLVKVKKPGQERRVDLPTIGLGTIKAAIEAGLSGIAVEAGSTFILDRDETRSVADDAGLFIVALSFEK is encoded by the coding sequence GTGCTGCCTAAAACCGGCATTATCGCGGGACGGGGCGTATTACCCGTCTTGATTCTTGACGCCATCCGCGCCGAAGGACGGCCCGCTTTTGTGCTGGGCCTTGAAGGACAAACAGACCCAAATTTCACCGATAATGTTGAACATGCCTGGGTTAAAATTGGCGCAATCGGTAGTGCCATTGATGCCTTAAAGGCTGCAAATGTTGAAGATGTCGTTTTTGCTGGTGGTGTTACCCGACCATCCCTTATGGGCCTTGGCCTTGATGGGCGCGCGACAAAACTTCTGGCCAAAGCCGGTATGGCGGCCCTTGGTGATGATCGCTTGCTTTCCATATTGGTGCGTGAACTTGAAGGTGAGGGCCTTCGGGTGATTGGTGCGGATGACCTTTTAGAAGGGGTGCTGGCCCCAGAAGGTGTGTTTGGCAAACATCGCCCAGATGCTGAGGGCGATAAAGATATCGCGCGGGGCCTTGACGTTGCGCGCGCAATCGGTGGCCTTGATATCGGCCAGGCCGTTGTCGTGCAGCAAGGATTTATATTGGGTGTAGAAGCAGCCGAAGGGACCGATGCCTTGATTTCGCGCACGGCATCACTCCATCGCGAAGGACCGGGGGGCGTTTTGGTGAAGGTCAAAAAACCGGGCCAAGAACGCCGGGTTGATTTGCCAACCATCGGGCTTGGGACCATCAAGGCAGCCATAGAGGCAGGGCTTAGCGGCATCGCTGTCGAAGCGGGTTCCACATTCATTCTTGATCGTGATGAAACCCGATCCGTGGCCGATGATGCAGGTTTATTCATCGTTGCCCTGAGTTTCGAAAAATGA
- the lpxB gene encoding lipid-A-disaccharide synthase, translated as MTEATPGIDPDCGVADDFPHVCLVAGEHSGDHMAGLLMKALADRLDGRVRFSGVGGGEMIAAGGDKGFDSFFPMEEIAIAGIFEIIPHIPNVLRRINQSAERIKALKPDVVITIDSPEFSFRLGNKLSRTNILHVHYVAPTVWAWRPKRAKMISGFLEHLLTILPFEAPYFEKWGLDCTFVGNPVVEMNLDQGDGPGFRKKHGLGRDQLVLSVLPGSRLSEVRSLLPIFKQAVDIIKRRVPDLAVVVPTVGTVADEVKAAVSDWPVPVIVTETINAKRDVFAASNVALAASGTVTSELAMAGVPMVIAYRVAPLSALLIRMMTKVKYVSIVNMVLGREVSPEFIQENCTGPKIAKALGDLLCDADALRAQRDALAEVGDKLGRHLAPSSETAAGVILKILEKKNAL; from the coding sequence ATGACCGAAGCCACCCCGGGAATCGACCCCGATTGTGGTGTGGCCGATGATTTCCCCCATGTGTGTCTGGTTGCGGGCGAGCATTCTGGCGATCACATGGCGGGGTTGCTGATGAAAGCCCTGGCGGACCGACTTGATGGTCGGGTCCGATTTTCTGGTGTTGGGGGTGGGGAAATGATAGCAGCCGGTGGGGATAAGGGGTTCGATAGTTTTTTCCCAATGGAAGAAATTGCAATTGCGGGCATTTTTGAAATCATTCCCCATATTCCAAACGTTTTGCGCCGTATTAATCAAAGCGCAGAGCGGATCAAGGCCTTGAAGCCCGATGTTGTTATCACAATCGATTCGCCAGAATTTTCCTTTCGTTTGGGAAACAAGCTTTCCCGCACCAATATTCTGCATGTGCATTATGTGGCTCCAACGGTTTGGGCGTGGCGGCCAAAACGCGCGAAAATGATCTCTGGGTTTCTGGAACACTTGCTGACAATTTTGCCATTCGAGGCCCCATATTTTGAAAAATGGGGGCTTGATTGTACCTTTGTTGGGAACCCGGTGGTGGAAATGAATTTGGATCAAGGTGATGGGCCTGGGTTTCGAAAAAAGCACGGGCTTGGCCGTGATCAATTGGTGCTATCCGTCCTCCCCGGCAGCCGCCTTTCAGAAGTGCGGTCTTTGCTGCCCATTTTCAAACAGGCCGTCGATATCATCAAGCGCCGTGTCCCCGATCTGGCTGTTGTGGTGCCAACGGTTGGGACCGTTGCAGATGAGGTAAAAGCAGCCGTTTCTGATTGGCCGGTTCCCGTTATCGTGACCGAAACCATCAATGCGAAACGCGATGTCTTTGCAGCATCAAATGTGGCACTTGCGGCATCGGGAACGGTGACCAGTGAATTGGCCATGGCGGGTGTTCCCATGGTGATTGCCTATCGGGTGGCCCCTCTATCGGCCCTGCTCATCCGCATGATGACAAAGGTGAAGTATGTTTCCATTGTGAACATGGTTTTGGGTCGCGAAGTATCGCCTGAATTTATTCAGGAAAACTGCACGGGACCAAAAATAGCCAAGGCATTGGGGGATTTGCTTTGTGACGCGGATGCGCTTCGTGCCCAACGTGATGCGCTGGCCGAGGTTGGCGATAAACTGGGCCGCCATCTGGCACCATCCAGTGAAACCGCAGCCGGAGTCATCCTCAAAATTCTGGAAAAAAAGAACGCCCTCTAA
- the gltA gene encoding citrate (Si)-synthase — protein sequence MKMAKPTGSKTKKKAKKAPASKGKRETVTLTDNTNGNTTELPLLKGKIGPKVIDIRPLYANTGYFTYDPGFTATGSTESAITYIDGDKGVLLHRGYSIEDLAEKSDFMEVCYLLLNGELPSRPEKKDFEHTITMHTMVHEQLNYFFRGFRRDAHPMAIMCGVVGALSAFYHDSTDINDPHQRMVASYRLIAKMPTIAAMAYKFSIGQPFMYPRNDLKYAENFLYMMFGVPCEEYVTNPVLADAMDRIFILHADHEQNASTSTVRLAGSTGANPFACIAAGIASLWGPAHGGANEAVLKMLGEIGSTKNIKPYLAKVKDKSDPTMLMGFGHRVYKNYDPRAMVLQKSCHKVLRELKIKDEPLLDLAMELEQIALNDSYFVDRKLYPNVDFYSGIILKAMGFPVSMFTVLFAVARTVGWIAQWGELIEDPVQKIGRPRQLYTGKGRRKFVPISKR from the coding sequence ATGAAAATGGCGAAACCTACGGGTTCCAAAACCAAGAAAAAAGCCAAAAAGGCACCTGCATCGAAGGGGAAGCGCGAAACCGTCACCCTGACCGATAACACCAATGGCAATACGACAGAGTTGCCATTGCTGAAAGGCAAGATTGGCCCCAAAGTTATCGACATTCGCCCGCTCTATGCGAATACCGGGTATTTCACCTATGACCCGGGCTTTACCGCAACGGGTTCCACGGAATCAGCCATTACCTATATTGATGGCGACAAGGGTGTCTTGCTTCATCGTGGGTATTCTATTGAAGATCTCGCTGAAAAAAGCGACTTCATGGAAGTTTGCTATCTTCTTTTGAATGGTGAACTGCCATCGAGGCCTGAGAAAAAAGATTTTGAACACACCATCACCATGCACACCATGGTCCATGAACAGCTCAACTATTTTTTCCGGGGTTTCCGACGCGATGCCCATCCCATGGCCATCATGTGCGGTGTTGTGGGGGCGCTTTCCGCTTTCTATCATGATTCCACAGATATCAACGATCCCCACCAGCGCATGGTGGCGTCCTATCGTTTGATCGCAAAAATGCCGACCATTGCGGCGATGGCCTATAAATTTTCCATCGGCCAACCCTTTATGTATCCGCGCAATGATCTGAAATATGCCGAAAACTTTCTCTATATGATGTTTGGTGTTCCGTGTGAAGAATACGTCACCAATCCGGTTCTGGCCGATGCCATGGACCGCATTTTCATTCTTCATGCCGATCATGAACAGAATGCATCAACATCCACTGTGCGTCTTGCCGGGTCCACCGGGGCCAACCCGTTTGCCTGTATTGCAGCAGGCATCGCATCTCTTTGGGGGCCAGCACATGGCGGTGCCAATGAAGCGGTTCTGAAAATGCTGGGTGAAATTGGCAGCACGAAAAACATCAAGCCGTATTTGGCAAAGGTCAAAGACAAATCTGATCCCACCATGTTGATGGGCTTTGGGCACCGGGTTTATAAAAATTATGACCCACGGGCCATGGTGCTTCAAAAATCCTGTCACAAGGTTCTTCGTGAACTGAAGATCAAGGATGAACCCTTGCTCGATCTTGCGATGGAGCTGGAACAGATCGCGCTGAACGATTCCTATTTCGTTGATCGCAAACTGTACCCCAACGTCGATTTTTATTCAGGCATCATTTTGAAAGCCATGGGCTTTCCGGTTTCCATGTTTACGGTTCTGTTTGCCGTCGCCCGGACCGTTGGCTGGATCGCACAATGGGGTGAACTGATCGAAGACCCGGTTCAAAAAATCGGTCGTCCCCGCCAGCTCTATACAGGCAAAGGACGGCGCAAGTTCGTTCCGATTTCAAAGCGATAA
- a CDS encoding glutamate--tRNA ligase yields MTETTNIVTRFAPSPTGFLHIGGVRTALFNWLFARHHQGRYLLRIEDTDRKRSTEEAIGAILDGLEWMGLSGDEEPFFQSQHATRHSEVAKSLLEAGKAYNCYATPEELSEMRETAKAEGRSMRYDGRWRDRDPADAPSGVDPVVRLRAPQDGETIIADLVQGDVRVANGELDDMVLLRSDGTPTYMLSVVVDDHDMGITHVIRGDDHLTNSFRQAQLYQLMGWKIPEFGHMPLLHGADGAKLSKRHGALGVEAYRDMGFLNEAMFNYLLRLGWGHGDDEIISREEAIEWFTLEGVGKSPARFDMEKLTSLNAHYIREADDGRLVDLICPLISDITETSIDDLGRARLMHGLVGLKPRATTLPELAEKASFYVAPRPLKMTKKAAKQINADAIGRLEALIKTLEGLDDWKMDVLEEAIRGFVEATDIQLGNIAQPLRAATTGRTDSPGLFEVLEVLGREETLLRIQDVTDS; encoded by the coding sequence ATGACTGAAACAACAAATATCGTTACCCGTTTTGCCCCCAGCCCAACCGGATTCCTTCATATCGGAGGGGTTCGTACGGCATTGTTCAATTGGCTGTTTGCACGCCACCATCAGGGCCGCTATCTGCTGCGCATCGAAGATACCGACCGCAAGCGTTCCACCGAAGAAGCCATTGGTGCCATTTTGGATGGGCTTGAATGGATGGGCCTATCAGGCGATGAAGAACCCTTTTTCCAATCCCAACATGCCACGCGCCATAGTGAGGTTGCCAAAAGCCTTCTGGAGGCGGGCAAGGCTTATAATTGCTATGCAACGCCAGAAGAGCTTTCTGAAATGCGTGAAACTGCAAAAGCTGAGGGTCGTTCCATGCGCTACGACGGGCGCTGGCGGGATCGCGATCCAGCGGATGCGCCTTCGGGGGTTGATCCCGTGGTCCGCCTTCGGGCACCCCAGGACGGCGAAACCATCATTGCCGATCTGGTTCAAGGGGACGTTCGGGTTGCCAATGGGGAACTGGACGATATGGTCCTGCTGCGGTCTGATGGCACGCCCACCTATATGCTGTCTGTGGTGGTTGATGACCATGATATGGGCATCACCCATGTCATTCGGGGCGATGATCACCTGACCAACAGTTTTCGCCAAGCGCAGCTTTATCAATTGATGGGTTGGAAAATCCCCGAATTTGGGCATATGCCCCTGCTCCACGGTGCCGATGGTGCCAAACTATCAAAACGTCATGGTGCCCTTGGGGTAGAGGCTTACCGGGACATGGGGTTCCTGAACGAGGCCATGTTTAACTACCTGTTGCGCCTTGGCTGGGGCCATGGTGACGATGAGATTATATCCCGCGAAGAAGCCATCGAGTGGTTCACCCTTGAAGGCGTTGGCAAAAGCCCCGCGCGGTTTGATATGGAAAAGCTGACCAGCCTGAATGCCCATTATATTCGCGAAGCCGATGATGGGCGTTTGGTCGACCTGATCTGCCCGTTGATTTCCGACATTACCGAAACATCCATTGATGACTTGGGCCGTGCCAGATTGATGCATGGACTGGTCGGCCTGAAACCCAGAGCCACCACCCTGCCCGAATTGGCCGAAAAGGCATCTTTTTATGTCGCACCCCGTCCATTAAAAATGACCAAAAAAGCCGCCAAACAGATCAATGCGGACGCCATTGGCCGGCTTGAAGCACTCATAAAAACCCTGGAAGGTCTGGATGACTGGAAAATGGATGTTCTGGAAGAAGCCATTCGCGGCTTTGTTGAGGCAACAGATATCCAGCTGGGCAACATTGCCCAACCCCTGCGGGCCGCCACAACCGGGCGCACAGATTCACCCGGATTATTCGAGGTTTTAGAGGTTTTGGGGCGCGAAGAGACACTTTTGCGCATCCAGGACGTCACTGATTCCTGA
- a CDS encoding DUF4131 domain-containing protein, giving the protein MAQRFTEFLRARPLFQALNNAFVQEADRWLLWFPVGLGFGVAVYFLLPFEPPLIPGLVAVGLGLVGMALGRRFWEKSRWFGFLAIFSMVFTLLATGLSLAKGHSLWASAPVLAKRIGPVFVVGRVMALEPGLKGARMTLDQLVIDRLSPAATPKRVRLRLRGKWNLNLAQGDRVRIRAMMSPPPGPAAPGAFDFARLAWFRGLGGVGFAVSKPTRITVAASETDGVYGKVAKGFGHFIAGLRRHLFEKITKVLPGASGGIAAALMTGERGNIPPPAMEYMRAAGLAHLLAISGLHIGLVTGILFFSLRALLVLIPGAALNHPIKKWAAGAALLGAGAYLLLTGATVPTQRAFLMTGLVLTAVMVDRAAISMRLVAWAAVVVLAVAPDSLMGPSFQMSFAAVVALIAVYESARHPLVILRGHGGISRRIMIYGAGVLLTTLVAGMATAPFALYHFNRFASFGLIANLGAVPVTAFWIMPWAVVAYILTPFGLEHLALVPMGWGVDGVLAIARFVSTRPGASIWVSAMPPWGIASVAIGGLWLCLWRGRWRLAGPVVILVGMVSLAVYQPPDVLVAGNGKSFAVYDGSGELLFGGEKGSKFQREIWLRRSGNGERLALAKTRPKNKRGKNKRHNHQRTDTVRALKCDALGCVFQVRGREISLIYSPAAASEDCPRSDVVVSLQPLGRTKCRGPVRVIDRFDLWREGAHAIWIDEAGMVRVETVAAMRGARPWVQKPKRRTRKAPKK; this is encoded by the coding sequence ATGGCACAGCGTTTTACTGAATTTTTAAGGGCAAGGCCACTCTTTCAGGCCTTGAACAATGCCTTCGTGCAGGAGGCCGACCGTTGGCTCCTGTGGTTCCCCGTGGGGCTGGGGTTTGGGGTTGCCGTCTATTTCCTGCTCCCCTTTGAACCACCCCTTATCCCGGGTCTGGTGGCTGTGGGGCTTGGGCTTGTCGGTATGGCGCTTGGACGCCGGTTTTGGGAAAAAAGCCGTTGGTTTGGCTTTTTGGCGATCTTTTCCATGGTGTTTACCCTTCTTGCCACCGGTTTGTCTCTGGCCAAGGGGCATAGCCTGTGGGCATCGGCGCCAGTCCTTGCAAAACGCATTGGTCCCGTTTTTGTGGTGGGGCGCGTGATGGCCCTTGAACCGGGGCTCAAGGGTGCGCGCATGACGCTCGATCAATTGGTCATTGACCGGCTTTCGCCAGCGGCAACCCCAAAACGGGTGCGCCTGCGCCTTCGGGGGAAATGGAACCTGAACCTAGCCCAAGGCGACCGCGTGCGGATCAGGGCCATGATGTCGCCGCCCCCTGGCCCCGCTGCACCGGGCGCGTTTGATTTTGCACGATTGGCATGGTTCCGGGGATTGGGGGGTGTTGGGTTTGCGGTTTCAAAGCCCACCCGGATCACTGTCGCTGCCAGTGAAACCGACGGTGTTTATGGCAAAGTGGCGAAAGGGTTTGGACATTTTATTGCTGGTCTGCGCCGGCACCTTTTTGAAAAAATTACCAAGGTCCTTCCCGGGGCATCGGGTGGCATTGCGGCGGCCTTAATGACCGGGGAAAGAGGCAATATCCCGCCACCCGCCATGGAATATATGCGTGCGGCCGGATTGGCACATTTGTTAGCAATTTCAGGCCTGCATATCGGTCTTGTGACGGGCATCCTTTTTTTCAGCCTGCGGGCTTTGTTGGTTCTTATCCCCGGTGCGGCCCTAAACCACCCGATCAAAAAATGGGCGGCAGGGGCGGCACTTTTGGGGGCAGGGGCGTATTTGCTTCTGACCGGTGCAACGGTGCCCACCCAGCGGGCATTTTTAATGACCGGGCTGGTTCTGACGGCGGTGATGGTGGATCGGGCGGCCATTTCCATGCGCCTTGTGGCATGGGCGGCGGTGGTCGTTCTTGCGGTTGCCCCCGATAGCCTTATGGGACCCAGCTTTCAAATGTCGTTTGCTGCCGTTGTCGCCTTGATTGCGGTGTACGAGAGCGCGCGCCACCCGTTGGTAATTTTACGGGGCCATGGTGGAATTTCGCGGCGCATCATGATCTATGGGGCGGGGGTGTTGCTGACAACACTGGTCGCTGGCATGGCAACGGCACCTTTTGCGCTCTATCACTTTAACCGGTTTGCCAGTTTTGGCTTGATCGCCAATCTGGGTGCGGTGCCGGTGACGGCATTCTGGATAATGCCCTGGGCCGTTGTGGCCTATATTTTAACCCCCTTTGGGCTAGAGCATTTGGCATTGGTCCCCATGGGGTGGGGGGTTGATGGGGTGCTGGCCATTGCCCGTTTTGTATCAACCCGTCCCGGGGCATCCATCTGGGTATCCGCCATGCCACCTTGGGGGATTGCATCGGTGGCGATTGGCGGGTTGTGGCTGTGTTTGTGGCGCGGCCGATGGCGATTGGCAGGCCCTGTCGTGATCCTTGTGGGCATGGTGTCTTTGGCGGTTTACCAGCCGCCAGATGTTTTGGTGGCGGGCAATGGCAAAAGCTTTGCTGTTTATGATGGTTCGGGTGAATTGTTGTTCGGGGGCGAAAAAGGATCAAAATTCCAGCGTGAAATCTGGCTGCGCCGATCAGGCAATGGTGAACGTCTTGCCCTTGCAAAAACACGCCCCAAAAACAAACGTGGAAAAAATAAACGCCATAATCATCAGCGCACCGATACCGTGCGTGCCCTTAAATGTGATGCCCTTGGCTGTGTCTTTCAGGTCCGAGGCCGAGAGATCAGCTTGATTTACAGTCCCGCTGCGGCCAGTGAGGATTGCCCCCGTTCTGATGTGGTGGTGTCCTTGCAGCCGCTTGGCCGGACAAAATGCAGGGGTCCGGTGCGCGTGATTGACCGGTTTGATTTGTGGCGCGAAGGCGCGCATGCCATTTGGATCGATGAAGCAGGGATGGTGCGGGTAGAAACTGTGGCAGCCATGCGGGGCGCGCGGCCATGGGTGCAGAAACCCAAAAGGCGCACCCGGAAAGCCCCGAAAAAATAA